The proteins below come from a single Chryseobacterium nepalense genomic window:
- the mqo gene encoding malate dehydrogenase (quinone) encodes MSQTLTGRTPKPKYDVVLIGGGIMSATLATLLHEFDPDLEIAIFERLGRFAKESTAAWNNAGTGHSAFCELNYTPEKPDGTIDISKAESIAEQFEISKQFWSYLITKGYIQQPKDFINSCPHMSLVFGEKDAEYLKKRHEKMSESILFKGMEFTTDHGKLKEWIPLVMSKRNGSEIMAATKMNMGTDVNFGTLTRKMGRHLLEDSNVEVFLYHEVKDIDPKEDGSWDMKVKDRIHNHKQEVEASFVFIGAGGYALPLLDSSDIKESEGYGGFPVSGEWLVSHNQELVEKHNAKVYTQATVDAPPMSVPHLDLRIIDGEKALLFGPFAGFSTKFLKEGSYLDLPESVNTKNIRSLFGAWWHNIPLTKYLIQQVAMTKAQRIQHLREFIKDAKEEDWELKVAGQRVQIIKKDEKDGGKLEFGTEVVVNKRGTIASLLGASPGASTAVYAMLNVLERCFPEKLNGEWKDKLMEMIPSYGQKLAANPELTQKVRNYTKEKLQLKY; translated from the coding sequence ATGTCACAAACGCTTACAGGTAGAACGCCGAAACCTAAATACGACGTTGTTCTCATAGGTGGCGGAATTATGAGTGCCACTTTAGCTACATTATTACATGAATTTGATCCTGACCTTGAAATCGCTATTTTCGAGAGGCTGGGAAGATTCGCCAAAGAAAGCACCGCTGCCTGGAATAATGCAGGAACAGGACATTCCGCGTTTTGTGAGCTCAACTATACCCCCGAAAAACCAGATGGAACTATCGATATCTCAAAAGCAGAAAGTATAGCAGAACAGTTTGAAATTTCCAAGCAATTCTGGTCTTATCTGATTACCAAAGGATATATACAGCAGCCGAAGGATTTTATCAATTCCTGTCCGCACATGAGCCTTGTTTTTGGAGAAAAAGACGCCGAATACCTCAAAAAACGTCATGAAAAAATGTCGGAATCAATTTTGTTTAAAGGAATGGAATTTACCACCGATCATGGAAAACTGAAAGAGTGGATTCCCCTTGTTATGAGTAAAAGAAACGGTTCTGAGATAATGGCTGCTACCAAAATGAATATGGGAACTGATGTTAATTTTGGTACTTTAACAAGAAAAATGGGAAGACATTTGCTGGAAGACTCCAATGTTGAAGTATTCTTATACCATGAAGTAAAGGATATTGATCCTAAAGAAGACGGAAGCTGGGACATGAAGGTGAAAGATAGAATTCACAATCATAAACAGGAAGTGGAAGCAAGTTTTGTATTCATCGGCGCTGGAGGATATGCTTTACCGCTATTGGACAGTTCAGATATTAAAGAAAGTGAAGGGTATGGAGGTTTTCCGGTTTCAGGAGAATGGCTGGTAAGTCATAATCAGGAATTGGTGGAAAAACATAATGCAAAAGTATATACACAGGCAACCGTTGATGCCCCGCCAATGTCCGTTCCACACCTGGATCTGAGAATTATAGATGGTGAGAAAGCTTTATTATTCGGTCCTTTCGCAGGATTTTCAACAAAGTTTCTGAAAGAGGGGAGTTATTTGGACCTTCCGGAAAGTGTGAACACAAAAAATATAAGGTCGCTTTTCGGAGCCTGGTGGCATAACATTCCCTTAACAAAATATCTTATTCAGCAGGTTGCCATGACGAAGGCGCAGAGAATTCAGCATTTGAGAGAATTTATCAAAGATGCCAAAGAAGAAGACTGGGAACTTAAAGTAGCCGGACAAAGAGTACAGATCATTAAAAAAGATGAAAAAGACGGTGGAAAACTGGAGTTCGGAACTGAAGTGGTTGTTAATAAAAGAGGGACTATCGCATCATTATTGGGGGCTTCACCCGGTGCGTCAACGGCAGTATACGCCATGCTGAATGTCCTTGAAAGATGCTTCCCTGAAAAGCTTAACGGAGAATGGAAAGACAAGCTGATGGAAATGATCCCGTCTTATGGACAGAAACTTGCTGCGAATCCGGAGCTCACCCAAAAAGTGAGAAATTATACAAAAGAAAAATTACAACTCAAATATTAA
- a CDS encoding NAD(P)H-dependent glycerol-3-phosphate dehydrogenase, which translates to MAKKKTNTESNPKKSKNDVAVGVVGSGSFATAIVKMLVENCKTVHWCVRNEYVKGAIEQRGHNPTYLTAVNFNLKNLKLTTDINELVTSCETIVLATPSIYLSDTLDKMTCDYKNKIFVSAIKGIIPKVNDVVAHYLRDEFKIGFRNQAVIAGPCHAEEVAMERLSYLTIATVEDETSEKLVNIFNSDFIKVHSSKDILGNEYSAILKNIFAIGAGIASGLGYGDNFTAVFVSNAIREMETFLESIYEAPRDVNESAYLGDLLVTAYSLFSRNRNLGNLIGKGYTVKSAIQSMNMIAEGYYAADSIYKTSKDKGLKLPIVDTIYGILYEGKNAEKQFKKLTTKLN; encoded by the coding sequence ATGGCTAAAAAGAAAACGAATACAGAATCGAATCCGAAAAAAAGCAAAAATGATGTTGCCGTAGGAGTGGTAGGAAGCGGAAGTTTTGCAACGGCTATCGTAAAAATGCTGGTTGAAAACTGTAAAACAGTACATTGGTGCGTGAGAAACGAATATGTAAAAGGCGCCATTGAGCAAAGAGGGCACAATCCCACCTATCTTACTGCAGTTAATTTCAATCTGAAAAACTTAAAGCTTACTACCGATATCAACGAACTTGTCACTTCCTGTGAGACGATTGTATTGGCAACACCCTCTATCTATCTGTCTGATACACTGGATAAAATGACCTGTGACTATAAAAATAAAATTTTTGTTTCTGCGATTAAAGGGATTATTCCTAAAGTAAATGATGTGGTAGCCCATTATCTGAGAGATGAATTCAAAATAGGATTCCGAAACCAGGCAGTTATTGCAGGGCCTTGCCATGCAGAAGAAGTCGCGATGGAAAGACTTTCTTATCTCACCATAGCCACAGTGGAAGATGAAACTTCCGAAAAGCTTGTAAATATTTTCAATTCAGATTTTATCAAGGTACATTCCAGTAAAGATATTTTGGGAAATGAATACAGCGCAATCCTTAAAAATATTTTCGCTATCGGAGCAGGTATTGCAAGCGGTTTAGGTTATGGAGACAACTTCACCGCGGTTTTCGTATCAAATGCCATCCGTGAAATGGAAACTTTCCTGGAATCCATTTATGAAGCACCGAGAGATGTTAATGAAAGTGCATATTTAGGAGATTTATTGGTAACAGCGTACTCTTTATTTTCAAGAAACAGAAACTTAGGAAACCTTATCGGGAAGGGGTACACGGTAAAATCTGCAATCCAGTCGATGAATATGATCGCAGAAGGATATTATGCGGCAGATTCCATCTATAAAACATCAAAAGATAAAGGATTAAAGCTTCCTATTGTCGATACCATTTATGGTATTTTATACGAAGGTAAAAATGCCGAAAAACAGTTTAAAAAACTGACTACAAAACTGAATTAA
- a CDS encoding M23 family metallopeptidase, translating into MKKFLSSKKKVNVLLGVLLLIVFAQGIFIAKLYSEKDDKNYEVNLVKINTEKDSVDYLKMKTDLTLVDQTVAQLNSFLKSKDVPNVKLEVLKKDSISNSVYLAKQANRYSQYLMDIQKKLLQVPLGMPTEGYISSNFGIRKNPIPFKTVFASVKNNTATSAVAIAAPEVKAEPVEKIIEVTDSYGEKRQVKVMVTPKASSTAAATNTSSAIAANTKPAEKNNPPAEADQMQFHKGLDIAVAFGSDVVATAAGTVIFSGQKGGYGNCVIVSHGNGLATLYGHLSQLVAKVNDKVKVGQVIAKSGNSGRSTGPHLHYEVHKNNSPVNPKLFMNL; encoded by the coding sequence ATGAAAAAATTTCTGAGCAGCAAAAAGAAAGTAAATGTACTTTTAGGAGTTCTTTTACTTATCGTTTTTGCACAGGGGATCTTCATTGCAAAGTTGTACTCCGAAAAGGACGACAAAAACTATGAGGTGAACCTTGTAAAAATAAACACTGAAAAAGACAGTGTAGATTACTTAAAAATGAAGACGGATCTTACCTTGGTAGATCAGACTGTAGCACAGCTCAATTCTTTCCTGAAATCAAAGGATGTGCCGAATGTAAAGCTGGAGGTTCTTAAAAAAGACAGTATTTCCAATTCCGTTTATCTCGCGAAACAAGCCAACCGGTACAGCCAGTATCTGATGGACATTCAAAAAAAACTTCTTCAGGTTCCTTTAGGAATGCCTACGGAAGGGTATATTTCGTCTAATTTCGGAATCAGAAAAAATCCTATTCCTTTTAAAACCGTTTTTGCTTCCGTAAAAAACAATACCGCAACATCGGCCGTTGCCATTGCAGCTCCTGAAGTGAAAGCGGAACCTGTGGAAAAGATTATTGAAGTAACCGACAGCTACGGCGAAAAACGACAGGTAAAGGTAATGGTAACGCCAAAAGCCAGTTCTACAGCTGCTGCCACAAATACATCTTCAGCTATTGCAGCAAATACCAAACCGGCAGAAAAAAATAATCCTCCCGCTGAAGCAGATCAGATGCAGTTTCATAAAGGACTGGATATTGCAGTCGCTTTTGGTTCTGATGTTGTAGCAACTGCTGCAGGAACGGTCATTTTCTCAGGTCAGAAAGGTGGTTATGGCAACTGTGTTATTGTTTCTCATGGCAATGGTTTGGCAACACTTTACGGCCATTTATCTCAACTGGTTGCGAAAGTAAATGATAAGGTAAAAGTAGGTCAGGTGATTGCCAAGTCCGGAAATTCCGGCCGCTCCACAGGGCCCCACCT